One Pseudorasbora parva isolate DD20220531a chromosome 4, ASM2467924v1, whole genome shotgun sequence genomic region harbors:
- the LOC137072819 gene encoding cell death-inducing p53-target protein 1 homolog isoform X3 — MEKEYAPPPYPGPQPTQTDMNYPGPQAPYPGPQAPHPPQTDPQAAPNLAPSINVQPTMKPIVTQMGDPRLAEIPHHIICPHCMMEVTTKIEHISGPLTWIIYGFLAIFVFWACCCIPFCVDSCKDVKHTCPNCKNVIHIYKRM, encoded by the exons ATGGAGAAGGAATACGCACCCCCTCCTTATCCCGGTCCTCAGCCGACCCAGACAGACATGAACTACCCAGGACCGCAGGCACCCTACCCAGGACCGCAGGCACCCCACCCACCTCAAACAG ATCCGCAAGCTGCGCCTAACCTGGCTCCATCCATCAATGTCCAGCCCACCATGAAACCTATCG TTACACAGATGGGGGATCCGAGACTCGCTGAAATACCGCACCATATTATCTGTCCTCACTGCATGATGGAGGTCACCACGAAAATCGAACATATAAGTGGTCCGCTCACCTGGATAATCTACGGATTCCTTGCAATCTTTGT GTTCTGGGCCTGTTGTTGCATTCCCTTCTGTGTGGACTCGTGCAAGGATGTGAAGCACACGTGTCCAAACTGCAAAAACGTCATTCACATTTACAAACGAATGTAA